The sequence below is a genomic window from Acetivibrio clariflavus DSM 19732.
TTCCTTATAATTCTTAAGATTTCTTATTATATGATATTTAGCACTTTGGACAAAACATTTGGCAAGATATAATCTCTTTTCCTTATCAAGAAAATGCTGAGATTGCCTTACTGTCAATAAACCGGAAATATTCTTTTTCCTTGGATAAAATGAACCTGAATAAAAACCGTAATAATTGTAGAAATGCAATAATATCGAGTATTCTGATATATAGTTTAAGAATTTTGTATTTAAATCTACTTCACCAAAAATATGAAGGCAGTCAATTTGCTCAATCGGAAGTGCTCTACTTAAGTCAGTATTATCTACAAAATAAATAGTATTTTCCTTTCTCTTAAACCTGCCATTATTCAAAACATAGTACTCTCTATTCATCTAAATCACCATCTACCTCCTTTACAAAGCAAAATTCATAATAAGCACATTTTTTACATATAGGCTTCTTTTCTAATGGAGGAGGCTTTTCCATATTACAAATAGTCTTTATTTCAACAAGTGCTTTTTCTATTTCTGTTTCATCCCCTTCATTTAGTTCTATAACTTCCTGTTTCTTTTCTTTTACATAGTTTAAAATCCCCTTTTTCTCAATCCCTTTCTTCTTTAAATAATATAGATAATACAAAAGCTGCATTTTATCCGAGTCCTGCATTTTACTAGTTAGTTTTATCTCTCGAACAAAATCACCCTCCACAAAATCAAGTTTTAGTAAATCGTCTATT
It includes:
- the cas4 gene encoding CRISPR-associated protein Cas4 is translated as MSIDFEDYKTQGVKVNYYYICKRKLWLYSKGIKMEQLSDRVLSGKVLHETAYSRQKSREILIDDLLKLDFVEGDFVREIKLTSKMQDSDKMQLLYYLYYLKKKGIEKKGILNYVKEKKQEVIELNEGDETEIEKALVEIKTICNMEKPPPLEKKPICKKCAYYEFCFVKEVDGDLDE